In Miscanthus floridulus cultivar M001 chromosome 19, ASM1932011v1, whole genome shotgun sequence, the DNA window ATTTGGCGGACTTCACACTTATCCTCTTTCTCTCTCGTGCTCCTCTACTCCCTCACTCACTCTCAGAAGCGGCGCAGGAGCTCTGGCGCGGCCAGGCGGTTCCGGCGCAGCGGCCACCGGCACAGGAGGACCCCAGCGCGGGCGAGGCCTCGCTCACGCTGCCGGCGTGCGCCCTTGCCTAGGGCGGGCCCCACGCGGaggtggcgcggcggcgcggggggAGCGCGCAGCGGGCGTGGCGGCGCAGCGCCGCTGTTCGAGCGAGGCTCccacgcggaggcggaggcggcgttgCTGCTGCGGCGCGCGGCGAGCAGCTGTTCTAGGCGCTGGCGGCCACGGGCGGGCGGGTCTTCTCCGCGCACCAGGACGGCCGCGTCCACGTCTGGCGCGTCTCCCGCCGCTCCCGCTCCAAGAACGCCTTCAAGCTCGTCGCCGCGCTGCCCACCACCAGGGACTACCTGGGCCGGGTGTTCCGCCAGCCCAGCTACATGCAGACGACGGCGCGGTGCAGCCACCGGCGCCTCTGGATCAAGCGCGCCGACAACATCTcctgcctcgccgtcgccgccaccgtGCACAACGCCGCATCCTCCTCCGACTGAGATCACTGCGCGTGCTGCCGGCGCCATGGCCACGCCACCACCGTCGCCAGCCAAAATCCACTAGCAGCGCGTCGCGTCGCGGGTGCACCTGCGGCCGATCTAGGTTCGTGCGCGCTACCACTTCCCTCGCTTTCTGCTCCTGCCGATGTGATCTTGTAGCTCCAGATTGCATCTCCCTCTCCTCGTTCTTTCGGCTCGGGCAGAATGCTTCTTTCCTTGCTCGCACGCTGCGGTTTATGCTCAAAAGCGCGATCTTTATGCTCGGAATAGCTTCGTTGCAGGAGGCAGGGATTTCTTCTCGCCCTTTTCCTCGCCCGGCGCTATGGAATACGGGCCTGGATTTGCTCGTGAGTGAGAGGAGGGGTAATAGAGTGACGGAGGCGCACGGGGAGAAGATGGCTGCGGAAATGGTGAAGGCGGCGACGAGCGACAAGCTCAAGGAGATGGATTGGGCAAAGAACATCAAAATCTGCGAGCTCGTGGCGCAGGATCCTGGGTATGCTTGCCATTCCCCCCCTTTCGGTTCCCTTTCTCCCCCTGTTTTTTCCCCTTTCGGAACCATTGGTTACCGAGTAGCATTGGAACTTTGCTGGTTGAAGGCTGTGACGATGAATTAGATATTGTACTCTCTTATTATTGTCGTTTCTTTTGAGTGTACGGTGAATTGATCTGGAAGCGCTACCAGTTTTTCGTTGCCAGTTGGCTATGATTTTTTTTTGCATATAAGTGGTGGTTCATGGGTTGCCATTTGGAAAGGGTGTTTTTTGTTTACTTGAATGATGTGTTAATTTTCTGTTCCCTGTTACTGTCACCAGGAATGCCTCGAGTACATCCGCGCCCACGACGACGCGAGTACCTATGTTCATGTTCTGTTCACCGATTGCAGGGCGCTGATTCACCGATCGCAAAGCCAGGAGCACAAAGTGAGGTGCCTTGCTGTTTCGAGATGGTGACTGATTCTACACCTACTGGTTTCGTTTCGTTTGAGCGCAAAGTTCTTCCCCGCCGAGGCCTCTCTGATAGCATTCCCTACCCTGACATCCATGCGTGGTTGGCATCTAGTGCACCCCTCTGCCAATTCCAGGTAAGAGACCACTGTATACTGATTTACTGATACTGAGTAATATGTTTGTGTTGTAATGGTTATAAAATTGCTTTTAGGTTATAAATTTTTCTGATTATCTGGTTCCTTTTCATTAGTAGGTATTTTCCTCAGGTTTTATAGAAGATGAGGAACAAGAAGCTCTTCAAGTTGACTTTGCAAATAAATATTTGGGAGGAGGTGCCCTTTCCAGGGGTTGTGTGCAGGTACCTTTCTTTTGATTGGCAGATTTTTAGTTTACCCAATCTTAGATTTCGTAGCAACTACTTTGGTTAGGGTCTGTGTGATCATGTGATGCTGTTCATTTCTCAGCAGTTTTCAGATGAATTTGTGCATCAGCACAGTATGAATTGCAATTTATCCACCATTTCCTATTTGTGCTTAAAAAAGTCCTTCGCG includes these proteins:
- the LOC136529884 gene encoding poly(ADP-ribose) glycohydrolase 1-like codes for the protein MPRVHPRPRRREYLCSCSVHRLQGADSPIAKPGAQSEVPCCFEMVTDSTPTGFVSFERKVLPRRGLSDSIPYPDIHAWLASSAPLCQFQVFSSGFIEDEEQEALQVDFANKYLGGGALSRGCVQEDIRFMINPELIVGMLFMASMEDNEAIEIFGAQRFSQYMGYGSSFHFVDDYLDTEPFDSMGRRRTRIVAIDALDCPARLHYESGCLLREVNKAFLWIFRSIKNQLYVKLF